In Lutra lutra chromosome 6, mLutLut1.2, whole genome shotgun sequence, the following are encoded in one genomic region:
- the SMIM8 gene encoding small integral membrane protein 8 codes for MSSAPESPGFKEEPSKEKDFRNPGLRGVRTTTLFRAVNPELFIKPNKPVMAFGLITLSLCVAYIGYLHATQENTKDLYEAIDSEGHSYMRRRTSKWD; via the exons ATGTCTTCAGCACCGGAGTCTCCTGGCTTTAAAGAGGAACCATCCAAAGAGAAAGACTTTAGAAACCCAGGGCTCAGAGGGGTCCGTACAACAACCTTATTTCGAGCTGTGAATCCAGAGCTCTTCATTAAGCCT aACAAACCCGTAATGGCTTTCGGATTGATAACCCTTTCACTTTGCGTGGCGTATATTGGTTATCTACATGCAACACAAGAGAATACCAAGGACCTATATGAAGCTATTGATAGTGAGGGACACAGTTACATGAGGAGGAGAACATCTAAATGGGATTAA